In Drosophila bipectinata strain 14024-0381.07 chromosome 2R, DbipHiC1v2, whole genome shotgun sequence, one genomic interval encodes:
- the LOC108131973 gene encoding sentrin-specific protease 1-like — protein sequence MEASRTNAGGRLLSQNSEGSCAKRSSLKIRDKDGTNISILQHEELRSQHDAYLKLIENSCGKAADVPPSSLVSRAEKLASSAKKQQVGTSASLLQTFSTIPRGAPVISPASSEQKSYAELLERASKRAIQVSVNRQVAITSSAEPLVVDLTSSPEPSVIDITSSPEPEERMMDVDEEEEEKEDQLFRQGASPLNRPTNSLELKLMKSPYYNNDFVNKIIEQIARSSEEIDRRRQLAYLEFAKSHEERLAMENKLFVVTKRIVIRSLQPNFKKTRPAILDLEEHDCQKFNKLINGPRNEVLVEKFSMQIHRYDISTLVGGCWLNDKIINFYMNLLMDRSKRQSGLIPSVYAMNSFFLQRLQHDGYSAVQRWTRKVDLFSNDIVLVPVHCGSIHWCLAIIHLRDRTLKYYDSMGNPNQPVLNILESYLKSESLDKRKQPFDTECFRIESVPAEKLPQQRNLDDCGVFCCMYAEYISRDQEISFSQENMSYFRKKMVLDVCKGELD from the exons atgGAGGCATCGCGTACCAACGCTGGGGGTCGTCTTCTCTCGCAGAACTCCGAAGGATCGTGCGCAAAGCGTTCCAGCCTGAAGATCCGGGACAAAGACGGCACCAATATTTCCATCCTCCAGCACGAGGAGCTGAGATCGCAGCATGACGCATATTTGAAGCTGATTGAGAACTCTTGCGGAAAAGCTGCAGATGTTCCCCCGAGTTCTTTGGTAAGCCGCGCAGAGAAACTGGCTTCCTCGGCAAAGAAACAACAAGTTGGCACCAGTGCGAGTTTATTGCAAACTTTTTCAACGATACCGCGAGGAGCGCCAGTCATATCTCCGGCTTCTTCCGAGCAGAAATCTTATGCTGAACTCTTGGAGAGGGCGAGCAAAAG GGCAATCCAAGTATCCGTAAACAGGCAAGTAGCCATTACCAGCTCGGCGGAGCCCTTAGTTGTAGACCTTACCAGCTCTCCGGAGCCCTCGGTCATAGACATCACCAGCTCTCCGGAGCCCGAGGAAAGGATGATGGATgtggatgaggaggaggaggagaaggaggatCAGCTCTTTCGTCAAGGTGCAAGTCCACTCAATAGGCCAACAAACTCCCTAGAGCTTAAATTAATGAAGTCCCCGTATTACAACAacgattttgttaataaaatcatAGAGCAAATAGCACGATCTAGCGAGGAGATCGATCGCCGGCGCCAATTGGCCTACCTGGAATTTGCCAAATCTCATGAAGAACGGTTGGCCATGGAGAATAAACTATTCGTCGTTACAAAACGCATAGTCATTAGATCTCTCCAACCCAACTTTAAGAAGACACGGCCGGCAATTCTCGATCTAGAGGAGCATGATTGCCAgaaatttaacaaattaataaatggTCCAAGGAATGAG GTCCTTGTTGAGAAGTTTTCTATGCAAATTCATCGCTACGACATCTCTACTCTGGTGGGCGGTTGCTGGTTAAATGACAAGATCATCAACTTCTACATGAATCTGCTGATGGATCGCTCGAAACGGCAATCCGGCCTAATTCCTAGTGTATATGCCATGAATTCCTTCTTCTTGCAACGCTTGCAGCATGATGGCTACTCAGCGGTTCAACGCTGGACCCGCAAAGTGGACCTCTTCAGCAACGATATCGTCCTAGTGCCGGTTCACTGTGGAAGCATCCATTGGTGCCTAGCCATTATACATCTTAGGGATCGGACCTTAAAATATTACGATTCCATGGGCAATCCCAACCAACCAGTCCTGAATATTCTGGAGAGTTACCTGAAAAGCGAGTCCCTAGACAAGCGTAAGCAACCTTTCGACACTGAGTGCTTCCGTATTGAGAGTGTTCCCGCGGAAAAGCTGCCCCAACAGAGAAATCTGGACGATTGCGGCGTTTTCTGTTGCATGTATGCGGAGTACATATCGCGGGATCAGGAGATCTCCTTTTCTCAAGAGAACATGAGCTACTTTCGCAAGAAAATGGTCCTGGACGTCTGCAAAGGGGAGTTGGATTAG
- the Elp2 gene encoding elongator complex protein 2 has protein sequence MKVANLYTSVACNRCMECADWGPSGLIAYGACNAVAVMNPKYTGNSAKIIYTLVEHTKRVNTVKWLDTKKLLSGADDSNAILWELDETGATKQILLKGHKSGVNAVDGVLRKNGSWLLATAAADNTVKLWNYQDDTATCFQTIELAGGFCFSLRLTLLPNSENVLMAFSGDDETISLWGEKAQILGGGDSLSQQFQQVHKLSGHEDWVRGLDFVKDGEDLLLASGSQDNFIRLWRIAPRSEDQMKENHVDLLQISKIEDDIKVEEKILQLGEQAWFAVSLESVLYGHEGWVYGVHWHKNKEQELRLLSASIDKTLVVWAQTAQGVWMENVRVGEVGGNSMGFFGGKFSAGGHSIMAHSYQGGFHIWNQDRERPQLWTSNVIVGGHYGEARDLAWEHEGAYLMTVSADQTTRLHAPWLQDAVQDSTWHELARPQVHGYDMQALALLSRYKFASGAEEKIVRTFQATANFIENFRHISKVENDVAGDALLESLPKGASVPSLGLSNKAVYKEESRSEESGKAKDDYPENYFVPITLETPPQEETLMQNTLWPELQKLYGHGYEIFALAATRDGSVLASSCKASNAEHAQIILWNPTNWKQLQKLSGHQLTVTQMSFSPDARFLLSVSRDRRWCLYEKKDATVGYQLVASTDKTNGVHTRIIWSCDWSHDGQHFVTSSRDGKVVVWKKSEEAKDSSSLNGWQSAGVLELKNESITAVAFSRDYLKGTDDTYVIALGTESGLIKLYQLARGEWKVLSELNKSQAHHLTVRRLQFRPGQRRLQLASCGEDHLVRIYDIEET, from the exons ATGAAAGTTGCCAACCTTTACACGTCGGTGGCCTGCAATCGCTGCATGGAATGTGCTGATTGGGGTCCAAGCGGCTTGATTGCTTATGGAGCCTGCAATGCTGTCGCTGTAATGAATCCAAAG tacACGGGTAATTCGGCCAAGATAATTTACACTCTGGTGGAGCACACAAAACGAGTAAACACTGTCAAGTGGCTGGATACAAAGAAACTGCTCTCGGGTGCCGATGATTcaaatgccattttatgggaGCTGGATGAAACGGGGGCCACAAAGCAGATCCTATTAAAAGGACACAAGAGTGGAGTCAATGCAGTGGATGGTGTGCTAAGGAAGAATGGGTCCTGGCTACTGGCCACCGCGGCTGCCGATAACACCGTGAAGTTGTGGAACTACCAGGACGACACTGCCACCTGTTTCCAAACCATAGAACTAGCTGGAGGATTTTGCTTCTCCCTGCGACTCACACTTCTGCCCAACAgtgaaaatgttttgatgGCCTTCAGTGGCGACGATGAGACCATCTCATTGTGGGGAGAAAAGGCGCAAATCCTGGGAGGCGGGGATTCCCTAAGTCAGCAATTCCAGCAAGTACATAAACTTTCGGGCCACGAAGACTGGGTGAGGGGCCTCGACTTTGTGAAGGATGGCGAGGATCTTCTTCTGGCCAGTGGCTCGCAGGACAATTTTATACGTCTCTGGAGGATTGCGCCGCGCAGCGAAGACCAAATGAAAGAAAATCACGTCGATCTTCTTCAGATAAGCAAGATCGAGGATGACATTAAGGTGGAGGAGAAGATCCTACAGTTGGGGGAGCAGGCTTGGTTTGCAGTGAGCTTGGAGTCGGTTCTATATGGCCATGAAGGTTGGGTATACGGCGTTCACTGGCATAAAAACAAGGAGCAGG AGCTTCGTCTACTTTCTGCCTCCATTGACAAGACCCTGGTTGTGTGGGCCCAGACCGCGCAAGGAGTTTGGATGGAGAACGTGCGTGTCGGTGAGGTGGGCGGCAACTCCATGGGCTTCTTTGGCGGCAAGTTCTCTGCCGGTGGACATTCCATAATGGCCCATAGCTATCAGGGCGGCTTTCACATTTGGAATCAAGATCGCGAACGCCCACAGCTCTGGACGTCCAATGTCATAGTTGGCGGCCACTATGGCGAAGCTAGGGATCTGGCCTGGGAGCACGAAGGCGCCTATCTCATGACTGTCTCAGCGGATCAGACCACTCGTTTGCATGCTCCTTGGCTGCAAGATGCTGTCCAGGATTCCACATGGCATGAACTGGCGCGCCCGCAAGTCCATGGCTACGACATGCAAGCCTTGGCTCTGCTTTCTCGCTATAAATTCGCCAGCGGGGCGGAGGAGAAGATTGTACGAACTTTCCAGGCAACAGCGAACTTCATAGAGAACTTCCGTCATATCAGCAAAGTGGAGAATGATGTGGCGGGTGATGCCTTATTGGAGT ctCTGCCGAAAGGCGCTTCTGTGCCTTCCCTGGGACTGTCAAACAAAGCTGTTTACAAAGAGGAATCGCGCAGTGAGGAGTCTGGGAAGGCAAAAGATGACTATCCGGAAAACTACTTTGTTCCAATTACACTGGAAACTCCGCCGCAAGAGGAGACCTTGATGCAGAACACTTTGTGGCCGGAGCTGCAAAAGCTCTACGGGCATGGCTATGAAATCTTTGCCTTGGCAGCCACTAGAGATGGTTCCGTATTGGCCTCCTCCTGCAAGGCCAGCAACGCTGAGCATGCCCAAATAATACTCTG GAATCCTACCAATTGGAAGCAATTGCAAAAACTAAGTGGCCACCAGTTGACTGTTACCCAGATGAGTTTCTCTCCGGATGCTCGTTTCTTGCTGTCTGTTTCCAGAGATCGGCGTTGGTGTCTATACGAGAAGAAGGACGCTACTGTTGGCTACCAACTGGTGGCTAGCACGGACAAGACAAATGGAGTGCACACGCGCATCATTTGGTCCTGCGACTGGTCGCACGATGGCCAGCACTTTGTGACCAGTTCGCGGGATGGCAAGGTAGTGGTCTGGAAAAAGAGCGAGGAGGCAAAGGACTCATCTTCACTGAACGGCTGGCAGTCGGCGGGAGTTTTGGAGCTGAAAAATGAGTCAATCACAGCGGTGGCTTTTTCCAGAGATTACTTGAAGGGTACGGATGACACATACGTTATCGCTCTGGGCACGGAAAGTGGGCTCATCAAACTGTATCAGTTGGCGAGAGGAGAGTGGAAGGTGCTCAGCGAACTGAACAAGAG CCAAGCCCACCATCTCACTGTTCGAAGGCTACAGTTTCGGCCTGGACAGCGCCGACTCCAGCTGGCAAGCTGTGGAGAGGATCATTTGGTGCGCATCTACGACATCGAGGAGACATGA
- the LOC108132014 gene encoding uncharacterized protein codes for MKAAIVLALISSVLAAPPVRVQPRPGYAANVDQYAHIFAQVRPSGNHKVEVEVKPEEYQPLANSASHLVELEVRPVDQKPPQLLEIEIKQEHQPQHQNPAQGHFVELEFQQQSPQTEVKSPNHLVELEIKPVEPKPTHLEIEIKQQPQQEKEHHHQDQNLAQGHLVPLKSHVPKVEFEAAHDMRPMS; via the coding sequence ATGAAGGCAGCTATTGTTTTGGCACTGATTAGCTCGGTTTTGGCCGCTCCGCCGGTTCGAGTGCAGCCCAGGCCAGGGTACGCAGCAAATGTTGACCAGTACGCTCACATTTTTGCCCAAGTTCGTCCGTCCGGGAATCACAAGGTGGAAGTGGAAGTGAAACCTGAGGAGTACCAGCCTCTAGCTAACTCTGCCAGCCATCTGGTGGAACTGGAAGTCCGGCCCGTGGACCAGAAGCCCCCTCAGTTGTTGGAGATTGAGATTAAGCAGGAACACCAGCCGCAGCACCAGAATCCCGCCCAAGGACATTTTGTGGAACTGGAGTTCCAACAGCAGTCCCCGCAGACGGAGGTGAAGTCTCCCAACCACTTGGTTGAGCTGGAAATCAAGCCTGTGGAGCCGAAGCCCACCCACTTGGAGATCGAGATtaagcagcagccgcagcaggaGAAGGAGCACCACCACCAGGATCAAAACCTTGCCCAAGGACACCTGGTGCCACTGAAATCGCACGTGCCTAAGGTGGAATTCGAGGCAGCCCATGATATGAGGCCCATGTCTTAA